A single genomic interval of Gossypium raimondii isolate GPD5lz chromosome 11, ASM2569854v1, whole genome shotgun sequence harbors:
- the LOC105804750 gene encoding TATA-box-binding protein isoform X1 produces the protein MAEQGGLEGSQPVDLSKHPSGIVPTLQNIVSTVNLDCKLDLKQIALQARNAEYNPKRFAAVIMRIREPKTTALIFASGKMVCTGAKSEQQSKLAARKYARIIQKLGFPAKFKDFKIQNIVGSCDVKFPIRLEGLAYSHGAFSSYEPELFPGLIYRMKQPKIVLLIFVSGKIVITGAKVRDETYTAFENIYPVLTEFRKNQQ, from the exons ATGGCGGAACAGGGTGGCTTGGAAGGGAGCCAGCCAGTGGATCTTTCCAAGCATCCATCTGGTATTGTTCCCACTCTTCA GAACATTGTCTCAACTGTAAACTTAGATTGCAAGTTGGATCTTAAGCAAATAGCACTGCAAGCTCGAAATGCAGAATACAATCCAAAG CGTTTTGCTGCTGTCATTATGAGAATCAGGGAGCCAAAAACTACAGCTTTGATTTTCGCCTCTGGAAAGATG GTCTGCACTGGTGCTAAAAGTGAACAGCAGTCTAAACTGGCTGCAAGGAAG TATGCCAGGATTATCCAAAAGCTTGGTTTTCCTGCTAAGTTTAAG GACTTCAAAATTCAGAACATTGTTGGGTCATGTGATGTCAAATTTCCTATCAGACTTGAAGGTCTTGCATACTCCCATGGTGCCTTTTCAAGT TATGAACCAGAACTCTTTCCAGGTCTGATCTATCGTATGAAACAACCAAAGATTGTGCTTCTTATTTTTGTGTCAGGGAAGATTGTGATCACTGGAGCTAAG GTGAGAGACGAGACATACACAGCCTTTGAGAACATATATCCTGTACTTACAGAGTTCAGGAAAAACCAGCAATG
- the LOC105804748 gene encoding GATA transcription factor 5, with translation MDFLRNVSVSGEYHQPEQVLSSPCSKLGASIDDLFPTQNTEVDVSLEWLSIFVEDCLSSTGNCIPVAATAAPNVTTTATTTTKPTNSAKKPHQITPPSLQKIVVPGKARSKRKRVSTTLSKTKNNPFCSWYQSLQLPNSDPLLLQQSCWLADSELIMPKKEDDSSSGMVGYSEVEESTKREGMEEEKAAAAAVSKESIGDGNNNGVNQQQPRRCSHCLAQRTPQWRAGPLGPKTLCNACGVRYKSGRLLPEYRPAKSPTFVSYLHSNSHKKVMEMRMSLLSSIPSEQ, from the exons ATGGATTTTCTCAGGAATGTGTCAGTCTCGGGTGAATATCATCAACCAGAGCAAGTCCTTTCATCACCATGCTCTAAACTGGGCGCCTCTATTGATGACCTTTTCCCTACTCAAAATACG GAAGTGGATGTGAGTTTGGAGTGGTTGTCTATATTTGTAGAAGACTGTTTATCAAGCACTGGAAACTGCATCCCAGTTGCTGCCACAGCAGCTCCAAATGTTACCACAActgcaacaacaacaacaaagccTACAAATTCTGCAAAGAAACCACATCAAATCACCCCACCTTCCTTGCAGAAAATTGTGGTTCCAGGCAAGGCTAGGAGCAAAAGAAAGAGGGTTTCCACAACATtatccaaaaccaaaaacaacCCATTTTGCAGTTGGTATCAAAGCCTCCAATTGCCAAACTCTGACCCTCTTTTGCTTCAACAATCATGTTGGTTAGCTGACAGCGAACTCATTATGCCCAAAAAGGAAGATGACAGCAGCAGTGGCATGGTGGGGTATAGTGAGGTTGAGGAATCAACAAAGAGAGAGGGAATGGAGGAAGAGAaggcggcggcggcggcggtgAGTAAAGAGAGTATAGGAGATGGGAACAACAATGGGGTGAACCAGCAGCAGCCAAGGAGGTGCAGCCATTGCTTAGCACAAAGGACACCACAGTGGAGAGCAGGACCTTTGGGTCCAAAGACACTATGCAATGCATGTGGGGTGAGGTACAAGTCAGGGAGGTTGCTGCCAGAGTATAGGCCAGCAAAAAGCCCTACTTTTGTGAGCTATTTGCACTCCAATTCTCACAAGAAAGTGATGGAGATGAGGATGTCTTTGTTATCTTCAATTCCTAGTGAGCAGTGA
- the LOC105804749 gene encoding uncharacterized protein LOC105804749 gives MAQFTPQGRLKLLFHGDGVEPKDPFHYKLVSNVFGGSGGLKSLQTHKGMLRFLGSTTRRSHFSSSLKKGSKFNATASLNVSDEGLYDEEDYDSEFGTDELSCFRGLVLDISYRPINVVCWKRAICLEFMEKADVLEYYDQTVNSPSGSFNIPAVLRIPHLLQVVKRRRININLSRKNILFRDKFTCQYCSARDNLTIDHVLPVARGGEWKWENLVAACAECNSKKGRKTLEEANMKLIKVPKAPKDYDILAIPLTSAAIMMLRKRNGTPEEWRQYLSSSIEP, from the exons ATGGCTCAATTCACCCCACAAGGACGTTTGAAGCTGCTCTTTCATGGTGATGGGGTGGAACCAAAGGACCCTTTTCATTACAAGCTTGTCAGCAATGTTTTTGGTGGTTCTGGTGGGCTAAAATCACTTCAAACTCATAAGGGCATGCTCAGATTCCTTGGTTCTACTACTAGAAGAAGccacttttcttcttctttgaagAAAGGCAGCAAATTTAATGCCACGGCAAGCCTGAATGTGAGTGATGAAGGACTTTATGATGAAGAGGATTATGATAGTGAGTTTGGGACTGATGAGTTGTCTTGTTTTAGAGGTCTTGTTTTGGATATCTCTTACAG GCCAATCAATGTTGTTTGCTGGAAGCGTGCTATATGTTTGGAGTTCATGGAGAAG GCTGATGTTCTAGAGTATTATGATCAGACTGTGAACTCCCCAAGTGGGTCCTTCAACATACCAGCTGTCTTAAGG ATTCCCCATCTTCTGCAAGTTGTGAAGAGACGAAGAATCAACATCAATCTAAGCCGCAAAAATATTCTATTTAGAGACAAGTTCACTTGTCA GTATTGTTCTGCTCGTGATAACTTGACCATAGACCATGTTCTTCCAGTTGCAAGAGGTggtgaatggaaatgggaaaatCTG GTCGCTGCTTGTGCCGAGTGCAATTCAAAGAAAGGTCGAAAAACTCTAGAGGAAGCAAATATGAAGCTGATTAAGGTCCCCAAG GCCCCTAAGGATTATGACATACTTGCGATACCTCTAACAAGCGCCGCAATAATGATGTTGAGGAAGAGAAATGGTACACCAGAAGAATGGCGTCAATATCTCTCCTCTTCCATAGAGCCTTAG
- the LOC105804751 gene encoding NADPH-dependent aldehyde reductase-like protein, chloroplastic produces the protein MSESAIFCLDSMSMASATSTNLPLKDRVAIVTGSSRGIGRVIATHLAGLGAKLVINYTSSADQADLVATQINSLYPGDSPRAVTVKADVSDPAQVKLLFDSAEQAFGSPIHILVNSAGVLDPKYPKIADTALEDFDRIFSVNTRGAFLCAKEAANRLKRGGGGRIILLSSSMAAALRPGFGAYAASKAAVEAMVKILAKELKGTGITANCVAPGPIATEMFFAGKSEEAVQRCIDESPHNRLGQSEDVAPVVGFLASDASEWVNGQTIRVNGGYV, from the exons ATGTCAGAAAGTGCTATTTTCTGTCTAGATTCCATGTCCATGGCTTCTGCAACCAGTACCAATCTCCCACTCAAAGACCGAGTTGCTATAGTAACTGGGTCATCTCGTGGTATTGGCCGAGTTATAGCCACTCACCTGGCCGGACTCGGTGCTAAACTCGTTATTAACTACACTTCCAGTGCAGACCAAGCCGATCTCGTAGCTACCCAGATCAATTCTCTGTATCCTGGTGACTCCCCGCGAGCTGTGACTGTCAAAGCCGATGTTTCGGACCCTGCCCAGGTCAAGCTTCTGTTTGATTCGGCCGAGCAGGCGTTTGGATCACCGATTCACATCCTGGTTAACTCTGCTGGAGTTCTGGATCCTAAGTATCCTAAAATTGCTGATACTGCCCTGGAGGACTTTGACCGTATTTTCAG TGTAAACACAAGAGGGGCATTCTTGTGTGCCAAGGAAGCAGCAAACAGGCTGAAGCGTGGCGGTGGAGGTCGGATCATACTGCTGTCATCATCAATGGCTGCTGCACTGAGGCCAGGATTCGGGGCGTATGCAGCGTCGAAGGCAGCTGTAGAGGCAATGGTAAAAATACTAGCAAAGGAACTCAAAGGAACTGGTATCACTGCAAATTGTGTGGCACCAGGGCCGATTGCGACAGAGATGTTCTTTGCTGGGAAAAGTGAAGAAGCGGTGCAGAGATGTATTGATGAATCTCCACATAATCGACTTGGTCAGAGCGAAGATGTTGCACCCGTTGTCGGGTTCTTGGCCTCTGATGCTAGTGAGTGGGTTAATGGACAAACCATTCGCGTTAATGGCGGCtatgtttga
- the LOC105804754 gene encoding NADPH-dependent aldehyde reductase-like protein, chloroplastic, producing MVYVLFCFNSGNGRMHFAIKIRTYSFLVRGLTLPYADINTVAIHPFSIPQHISSSFTILAAETSMEVSQSLLPLKDRVAIVTGGSRGIGHAIVNHLHSLGARVAINYASNSTQADLLASELNASCTTDHHPRAVAIKADVSDPEQVKLLFDKTEQEFDSKIHILVNCAGIMDQKYPTLANTAVEDWDMTFNINTKGSFLCCREAARRLTRDGGGRIIMISTSLVGSLLPGYAAYVASKAAIESMTKILAKELKGTKITANCVAPGPIATELFFAGKTEETIQRFVDGCPLGRLGEPKDIAGIVGFLASDAGEWTNGQVIRVNGGVVV from the coding sequence ATGGTTTATGTCCTTTTCTGTTTCAACTCTGGCAATGGGAGAATGCATTTTGCCATAAAAATTAGAACCTACTCTTTTCTAGTCAGAGGCTTGACTTTGCCGTATGCAGATATAAATACTGTAGCGATCCATCCATTTTCAATACCCCAACACATCTCTTCAAGTTTCACCATTCTTGCAGCTGAAACAAGCATGGAAGTGTCACAATCTTTGCTACCACTTAAGGACCGGGTAGCAATAGTAACCGGTGGCTCTCGTGGAATCGGCCATGCCATTGTCAACCACCTTCATTCTCTAGGTGCAAGAGTGGCGATCAATTATGCTTCGAATTCAACACAAGCTGATCTTTTGGCATCGGAGTTAAACGCGTCGTGTACCACTGATCATCATCCCCGAGCAGTTGCCATCAAAGCCGATGTTTCAGACCCCGAGCAAGTCAAGCTTCTCTTCGATAAAACCGAGCAAGAATTTGACTCCAAAATACACATCCTAGTCAACTGTGCTGGGATAATGGATCAAAAATACCCAACCTTAGCAAACACAGCAGTAGAGGATTGGGATATGACATTCAACATCAACACCAAAGGATCGTTCCTTTGTTGTCGCGAGGCAGCACGTCGGTTGACACGCGACGGCGGAGGAAGAATCATAATGATCTCGACATCTTTGGTGGGATCCCTCTTACCTGGATATGCAGCTTATGTTGCTTCAAAAGCAGCTATTGAGTCGATGACAAAGATTTTGGCTAAGGAACTCAAAGGCACAAAGATAACAGCAAATTGTGTTGCACCAGGGCCAATAGCCACAGAACTGTTCTTTGCTGGTAAAACTGAAGAAACTATACAGAGATTTGTGGATGGTTGCCCTCTAGGTCGATTGGGTGAGCCAAAGGATATAGCAGGAATTGTAGGGTTTTTAGCCAGTGATGCTGGTGAGTGGACCAATGGGCAGGTTATTAGAGTCAATGGAGGAGTAGTTGTGTAA
- the LOC105804752 gene encoding pentatricopeptide repeat-containing protein At4g13650, whose protein sequence is MFLNQISLHGSSTYFFFNHFPFLKLKPHQITLKHTQKNLQKYFNRNWSRLRLDCFHTNAVSHSFDELSIEGNEGNSKEVAFLHWMENRGIKANHQTFLWLLEGCLNSGSIEEGKKLHGKILKMGFSNEHFLSEKLMDIYIALGDLDGAIKVFDDMPKRNVFSWNKMISGFASKKMNDKVLGFYSRMVAENVNPNESTFASILKACTGSNVWFQYVEQIHARIIRDGFSFSSFVCNPLIDLYMKNGFIDSAKKLFDKLYVKDTVSWLAMISGLSQNGYEEQAILLFSEMHIAGILPTPYVFSSVLSACTKIEFFKLGEQLHSLVFKLGFSSETYVCNALVTLYSRSGNLVSAELIFINTLLRDGVTYNSLISGLAQCGYSDRALELFEKMQHDCLKPDCVTVASLLGACASLGASFTGKQLHSYAIKAGFSTDLIVEGSLLDLYVKCSDIDTAYEFFSTTETVNVVLWNVMLVAYGQLDNLSESFHIFRQMQIEGLVPNQFTYPSILRTCTSVGAFDLGEQIHSQVIKTGFQYDVYVCSVLIDMYAKLGKLETALEILRRLPEEDVVSWTAMIAGYTQHDMFDEALKLFGDMLNQGIQSDNIGLSSAISACAGIQALSQGRQIHAQSFLSGFSDDVSIGNALVSLYARCGQRHDAYTAFKKIDKKDNISWNALISGLAQSGFCEEALQVFSQMNAAGVGTNLYTFISSVSAAANTANLKQGKQIHARIIKKGYDLETEVSNALITLYAKCGSIDDAEKEFSEMPEKNEISWNAIITGYSQHGSGIKAINLFEKMQQVGVRPNHITFVGVLSACSHVGLVDEGLGYFDSMSKEHDLVPKPEHYNCVVDLLSRAGLLCRARKFIEDMPIEPDAIIWRTLLSACAVHKNVDIGEFAAYHLLKLEPQDSASYVLLSNLYAVSRKWDSRDCTRQMMKERGVKKEPAQSWIEVKSSIHAFFVGDRLHPLAEKIYEHLEDLNQQAAKIGYVQDRYSLFSDVEQGEKDPTVYIHSEKLAIAFGLLSLPSAIPVRVIKNLRVCKDCHNWIKFVSKVSNRPIIVRDAYRFHHFEGGSCSCKDYW, encoded by the coding sequence TAGGAACTGGAGCAGATTGAGATTAGATTGTTTTCATACTAATGCGGTTTCTCATTCATTTGATGAGCTTTCTATTGAAGGAAATGAAGGGAATTCCAAGGAAGTTGCTTTCTTGCATTGGATGGAAAATAGAGGGATTAAAGCCAATCATCAAACTTTTCTTTGGCTTTTAGAAGGTTGTTTGAATTCTGGGTCTATAGAGGAAGGAAAGAAGCTTCATGGGAAGATTTTGAAGATGGGCTTCAGTAATGAACACTTTTTATCTGAGAAGCTCATGGATATTTATATTGCTTTAGGTGATTTAGATGGTGCAATCAAGGTTTTCGATGATATGCCAAAAAGAAATGTTTTTTCTTggaataaaatgatttctggatttgcttcaaagaaaatgaatgataaaGTACTGGGGTTTTATTCAAGGATGGTAGCTGAAAATGTGAATCCTAATGAGAGTACCTTTGCCAGCATTTTAAAGGCATGTACAGGTAGCAATGTTTGGTTTCAGTATGTTGAACAAATTCATGCTAGGATTATTCGTGATGGTTTTAGTTTTAGCTCCTTTGTTTGTAACCCATTGATTGATTTGTACATGAAAAATGGATTTATAGATTCAGCGAAGAagttatttgataaactatatgtgaaggatACTGTTTCTTGGTTGGCTATGATCTCGGGCTTGTCTCAAAATGGATATGAGGAGCAAgctattttgttgttttctgaGATGCATATAGCAGGAATTTTACCTACACCGTATGTCTTTTCTAGTGTTTTAAGTGCTTGCACGAAAATAGAGTTCTTTAAGTTGGGAGAGCAGCTCCATAGCCTTGTTTTCAAACTGGGATTTTCTTCTGAGACTTATGTCTGCAATGCTTTAGTTACTTTATATTCACGCTCTGGGAATTTGGTATCTGCCGAACTAATTTTCATTAATACATTGCTACGGGATGGTGTTACTTATAACTCACTGATCTCTGGGTTAGCACAGTGTGGATATAGTGATAGAGCTCTAGAATTGTTTGAGAAAATGCAGCATGATTGCTTGAAACCGGACTGTGTTACAGTTGCCAGTCTTTTGGGTGCCTGTGCATCTCTTGGAGCTTCATTTACAGGTAAGCAACTTCATTCATATGCCATAAAAGCTGGGTTTTCTACGGACTTAATTGTTGAAGGGTCTCTGCTTGATCTTTATGTTAAATGCTCTGATATAGATACTGCATATGAGTTCTTTAGTACAACGGAGACTGTAAATGTAGTTTTGTGGAATGTGATGCTGGTTGCATATGGGCAGTTAGATAACCTTAGTGAgtcttttcatatatttagacAGATGCAGATTGAGGGATTGGTGCCTAACCAATTTACCTATCCAAGTATTTTAAGAACTTGCACCTCCGTCGGAGCATTCGACTTAGGAGAGCAGATTCATTCTCAAGTTATTAAAACTGGTTTCCAGTATGATGTTTATGTCTGTAGTGTATTAATTGACATGTATGCTAAGCTTGGAAAGTTAGAAACTGCCTTAGAAATTCTCAGAAGACTTCCTGAGGAGGATGTAGTTTCCTGGACAGCTATGATTGCAGGGTACACACAGCATGATATGTTTGATGAGGCTCTTAAACTTTTTGGAGACATGCTGAACCAAGGGATTCAATCTGATAACATAGGACTTTCGAGTGCAATCAGTGCATGTGCTGGTATTCAAGCACTCAGTCAAGGACGGCAAATTCATGCCCAATCTTTTCTTTCCGGTTTCTCAGATGATGTTTCAATTGGCAATGCGCTTGTTAGTCTTTATGCTAGATGTGGGCAGAGGCATGATGCATATACAGcattcaaaaaaattgataaaaaagataatatatCATGGAATGCATTGATATCCGGACTCGCACAGAGTGGGTTCTGCGAGGAAGCATTGCAGGTTTTTTCTCAAATGAATGCAGCAGGAGTGGGAactaatttatatacttttatctCCTCAGTTAGTGCTGCCGCTAATACTGCTAATTTAAAACAAGGAAAGCAGATCCATGCCAGGATAATAAAAAAGGGGTATGACTTAGAAACTGAGGTGTCTAATGCTTTGATCACATTGTATGCAAAGTGTGGGAGCATTGATGATGCAGAAAAGGAATTCTCAGAAATGCCTGAGAAAAATGAGATTTCTTGGAATGCCATTATCACAGGCTATTCTCAACACGGATCTGGTATCAAGGCAATAAATCTCTTTGAGAAGATGCAACAGGTTGGTGTAAGGCCAAATCATATAACTTTTGTGGGAGTTTTGTCAGCTTGTAGTCATGTGGGTTTGGTGGACGAGGGCCTTGGCTACTTTGACTCCATGAGCAAAGAACATGACTTAGTGCCTAAACCTGAACATTATAATTGTGTTGTCGATCTTCTCAGCCGAGCTGGTCTTTTGTGTCGTGCAAGAAAATTTATAGAGGATATGCCTATTGAACCAGATGCCATCATTTGGAGGACCCTCTTAAGTGCTTGTGCAGTTCATAAGAATGTAGACATCGGAGAATTTGCTGCTTATCACCTTCTTAAACTGGAACCTCAAGACTCAGCAAGTTATGTCCTTCTCTCTAATTTATATGCAGTGTCTAGGAAATGGGATTCCAGGGATTGTACAAGGCAAATGATGAAAGAAAGAGGTGTGAAAAAAGAGCCTGCTCAAAGCTGGATTGAGGTTAAGAGTTCAATTCATGCATTTTTTGTTGGTGACCGGCTCCATCCACTGGCTGAGAAGATATATGAGCACTTAGAAGATCTGAATCAACAAGCAGCTAAAATTGGTTATGTACAAGACCGTTATAGCCTTTTCAGTGATGTGGAACAAGGAGAAAAGGACCCGACTGTTTATATTCACAGTGAGAAGCTGGCTATTGCATTTGGGCTGCTTAGTTTGCCCAGTGCAATTCCAGTTCGTGTGATTAAGAATCTTCGTGTGTGTAAAGATTGCCATAATTGGATCAAGTTTGTGTCGAAGGTATCTAATCGGCCAATTATAGTCCGAGATGCATACCGGTTTCATCATTTTGAAGGTGGCTCTTGTTCATGCAAAGATTACTGGTAA
- the LOC105804750 gene encoding TATA-box-binding protein 2 isoform X3 has product MAEQGGLEGSQPVDLSKHPSGIVPTLQNIVSTVNLDCKLDLKQIALQARNAEYNPKRFAAVIMRIREPKTTALIFASGKMVCTGAKSEQQSKLAARKYARIIQKLGFPAKFKDFKIQNIVGSCDVKFPIRLEGLAYSHGAFSSVSGSIVHWVVSLCIRTLICMFCRWTFGRYECKTSCAFLSVMNQNSFQV; this is encoded by the exons ATGGCGGAACAGGGTGGCTTGGAAGGGAGCCAGCCAGTGGATCTTTCCAAGCATCCATCTGGTATTGTTCCCACTCTTCA GAACATTGTCTCAACTGTAAACTTAGATTGCAAGTTGGATCTTAAGCAAATAGCACTGCAAGCTCGAAATGCAGAATACAATCCAAAG CGTTTTGCTGCTGTCATTATGAGAATCAGGGAGCCAAAAACTACAGCTTTGATTTTCGCCTCTGGAAAGATG GTCTGCACTGGTGCTAAAAGTGAACAGCAGTCTAAACTGGCTGCAAGGAAG TATGCCAGGATTATCCAAAAGCTTGGTTTTCCTGCTAAGTTTAAG GACTTCAAAATTCAGAACATTGTTGGGTCATGTGATGTCAAATTTCCTATCAGACTTGAAGGTCTTGCATACTCCCATGGTGCCTTTTCAAGTGTAAGTGGCAGCATCGTCCATTGGGTTGTTTCCTTGTGTATAAGAACATTGATATGCATGTTTTGTAGGTGGACATTTGGGAGATATGAGTGCAAGACTTCCTGTGCCTTTCTCTCTGT TATGAACCAGAACTCTTTCCAGGTCTGA